AGAAAAACACCGGCACCAATCTTCCCGCCCAGATTGACCTGGAAGCGGTGGAGGGCATGAAGTACTCCTTCCTGTTCGTCGCCAAGGGCGGCGGTTCCGCCAACAAGACTTATCTTTACCAGGAAACGAAGGCCCTGCTCAACCCGGCCACGCTGAAAAAGTTCCTGGTGGAAAAGATGAGCACCCTGGGCACGGCGGCCTGCCCCCCCTATCACATCGCGTTCGTCATTGGCGGCACTTCTGCGGAAAAATGCCTGAAAACCGTGAAGATGGCCTCCACGAAGTATTACGACAACCTGCCTACTACGGGCAACGAATACGGCCGCGCCTTCCGCGACCTGGAACTGGAAAAGGAATTGCATGAAGAAGCGTGCAAGCTGGGCCTGGGCGCCCAGTTCGGCGGCAAGTGGTACGCCCTGGACGTGCGCGTCATCCGGCTGCCCCGCCACGGCGCCTCCTGCCCGGTGGGCCTGGGAGTCTCCTGCTCCGCGGACCGCAACGCGAAAGCCAAGATCACGCCGGAGGGCATCTTCATTGAACAGCTGGAAACCAACCCCGGCCAGTATATTCCGGAAGCCCTGCGCATGACCTCCAGCGAAGCCGTCTCCATTGACCTGAACCGCCCGATGAAGGAAGTCCTGGCGGAACTGGGCAAACACCCCGTCACCACGCGCCTGAGCCTGAACGGCACCATCATCGTGGCGCGCGACATCGCCCACGCCAAGCTGAAGGAACGCCTGGAAAAGGGCGAAGGGCTGCCTCAGTACATGAAGGATCACCCCGTGTACTACGCCGGCCCGGCGAAAACCCCGGAAGGCTACCCCTCCGGTTCCTTCGGCCCCACGACCGCCGGCCGCATGGACTCCTACGTGGACCTGTTCCAGGAAAACGGCGGCTCCATGATCATGATCGCCAAGGGCAACCGCAGCCAGCAGGTAACGGATGCCTGCCAGAAACACGGCGGTTTTTACCTGGGCTCCATCGGCGGCCCCGCCGCCATCCTGGCCAAGAACAACATCAAGAAAGTGGAATTGCTGGAATACCCGGAACTGGGCATGGAAGCCATCTGGAAAATTGAAGTGGAAGACTTCCCCGCCTTTATTCTGGTAGATGACAAGGGCAATGATTTCTTCGCTAAAATCCGCGAAGGATGGGCCTGCGCCGGTTGCGGGCATTAAGCC
This region of Akkermansia muciniphila genomic DNA includes:
- a CDS encoding fumarate hydratase, with the translated sequence MATPDFHYQDPFPMEKDDTQYRLITSDYVSVGDFEGHPMLKVEPEGLRLLAAEAFHDVAFFLRPAHLKQVAAILDDPEASANDKSVALTMLRNAEVASAGILPFCQDTGTATIVGKKGQQVWTGCDDCEQLSHGVYDAYTQNNLRYSQTVALDMYTEKNTGTNLPAQIDLEAVEGMKYSFLFVAKGGGSANKTYLYQETKALLNPATLKKFLVEKMSTLGTAACPPYHIAFVIGGTSAEKCLKTVKMASTKYYDNLPTTGNEYGRAFRDLELEKELHEEACKLGLGAQFGGKWYALDVRVIRLPRHGASCPVGLGVSCSADRNAKAKITPEGIFIEQLETNPGQYIPEALRMTSSEAVSIDLNRPMKEVLAELGKHPVTTRLSLNGTIIVARDIAHAKLKERLEKGEGLPQYMKDHPVYYAGPAKTPEGYPSGSFGPTTAGRMDSYVDLFQENGGSMIMIAKGNRSQQVTDACQKHGGFYLGSIGGPAAILAKNNIKKVELLEYPELGMEAIWKIEVEDFPAFILVDDKGNDFFAKIREGWACAGCGH